One part of the Dyadobacter sp. 676 genome encodes these proteins:
- a CDS encoding Uma2 family endonuclease — protein sequence MTAVAIKMYTEEEYLEMERVAEYKSEYYRGEIFAMSGASRNHNRITENLSIEIGIFLKQKGCQSFSRDLRVHIPGNTLYTYPDLLIVYGKPEFLDNQADTLLNPSVIVEVLPPSTEGYDQGKKFQLYQTLRTLTEYVLVDSREIRAEVHRKGDNDVWYLASEASDIDGSIEIGHIGLALKCPISTRKLKGF from the coding sequence ATGACAGCAGTTGCAATCAAAATGTACACGGAAGAAGAATATCTTGAAATGGAACGTGTCGCCGAGTACAAGAGCGAGTACTATCGGGGAGAGATATTTGCGATGTCGGGGGCGAGCCGTAACCATAACCGAATTACGGAGAATTTATCTATTGAAATCGGTATTTTCCTCAAACAAAAAGGTTGTCAGAGTTTTTCCCGCGACTTGCGTGTCCATATTCCTGGAAACACCCTGTATACCTATCCGGACTTGCTGATAGTTTACGGTAAGCCGGAGTTTCTGGATAATCAAGCCGACACTTTGCTTAACCCTTCGGTGATTGTCGAAGTGCTTCCACCCAGTACGGAAGGTTACGACCAGGGGAAGAAATTCCAGTTATACCAAACTCTTCGAACGCTGACAGAATATGTGCTGGTCGACTCCCGGGAAATAAGGGCAGAGGTGCATCGGAAAGGAGATAATGATGTTTGGTATCTCGCTTCTGAGGCAAGTGACATTGATGGCAGCATTGAAATCGGCCACATCGGTCTAGCCTTGAAATGTCCGATATCTACGCGAAAACTGAAGGGATTTTGA
- a CDS encoding LytTR family DNA-binding domain-containing protein gives MKNFPSFTRPNLSEKSYNDSRSYISVQSMGRTIFLTPDVITFLEGEGNYTFIYTNTGKKYLVSKTLKSLAEQLNAKFLRVHKSYLVNADYVVERLEDDRMLKLSCGKEVVVSRRKIKEVSGLLDHSNLRISA, from the coding sequence ATGAAAAATTTTCCAAGCTTTACTCGCCCCAACCTGTCAGAGAAATCATATAACGACAGCCGCTCTTACATTTCAGTTCAGTCGATGGGCAGAACGATCTTTTTGACTCCCGACGTCATCACTTTCCTCGAAGGTGAAGGAAACTATACATTCATATATACCAATACAGGTAAGAAATACCTGGTTTCGAAGACATTGAAGTCCCTTGCGGAGCAACTTAACGCAAAATTTCTCCGCGTGCATAAATCATACCTCGTGAACGCCGACTACGTGGTGGAACGCCTGGAAGACGACCGCATGCTGAAACTGTCTTGCGGCAAGGAAGTGGTCGTATCACGCAGAAAAATCAAAGAGGTGTCCGGCCTTCTCGATCACAGCAACCTCCGCATCAGCGCATAA
- the pheS gene encoding phenylalanine--tRNA ligase subunit alpha produces MITERVKELVSEIEQATVSNKEQLEAFRLKYISKKSAVTELFDNLKNIPQEDRRAVGQELNTLKNLAQSRFQDFQSALENSADSSPEMLIDLTLPVTPNLQGSLHPLTIVRRRIIEIFERMGFNVSYGPEIEKDWYNFSALNFADNHPAREMQDTFFISKSAGDVKDDVLLRTHTSNVQVRLMERQKPPIRSIMPGRVFRNEAISARAHCVFHQVEGLYVDKNVSFKDLKDTLYHFAKEMFGKDSRIRLRPSYFPFTEPSAEIDVSCFICKGKGCNVCKHTGWVEIAGSGMVDPNVLENCGIDSEEYTGFAFGMGIERITMLRYGINDLRLFTENDVRFLRQFEGA; encoded by the coding sequence ATGATTACCGAGCGGGTAAAAGAGTTAGTTTCAGAAATCGAACAGGCAACAGTTAGTAACAAGGAGCAGCTGGAAGCTTTCAGGTTGAAATATATAAGTAAGAAAAGCGCGGTAACCGAGCTTTTCGACAACCTCAAAAATATCCCTCAAGAGGACCGCCGGGCCGTCGGCCAGGAGTTAAATACCCTCAAAAATCTGGCACAAAGCCGTTTTCAGGATTTTCAGTCCGCATTGGAAAATAGCGCGGACAGCTCCCCTGAAATGCTGATCGACCTGACTTTGCCTGTAACTCCCAACTTGCAGGGAAGCCTCCACCCGCTAACTATCGTCCGCCGGAGGATCATTGAGATTTTCGAAAGAATGGGTTTCAACGTATCGTACGGGCCGGAAATCGAAAAGGACTGGTATAATTTCAGCGCATTGAACTTTGCCGATAACCACCCCGCCCGTGAAATGCAGGACACGTTCTTTATCTCGAAAAGTGCGGGCGATGTGAAAGACGACGTCCTTCTGCGTACGCACACATCCAACGTACAGGTGCGCCTGATGGAACGCCAGAAACCGCCTATCCGCAGCATTATGCCGGGTCGCGTGTTCCGTAACGAAGCCATTTCGGCACGGGCGCATTGCGTTTTCCACCAGGTGGAAGGGCTCTATGTGGATAAAAATGTAAGTTTCAAGGATTTGAAGGATACGCTATACCACTTCGCGAAGGAGATGTTCGGGAAGGACTCCAGAATCCGTCTGCGCCCTTCCTACTTTCCATTCACCGAGCCCAGCGCCGAAATCGACGTTTCCTGCTTTATATGTAAAGGAAAAGGCTGTAATGTTTGCAAGCACACCGGCTGGGTTGAAATTGCCGGCTCGGGAATGGTGGACCCCAATGTATTGGAAAATTGCGGTATCGACAGCGAAGAATACACCGGTTTCGCATTCGGAATGGGTATCGAGCGGATTACGATGCTGCGCTACGGTATTAACGACCTGCGTTTGTTTACCGAAAACGATGTAAGGTTCCTTCGCCAGTTCGAAGGCGCCTGA
- a CDS encoding alpha/beta hydrolase-fold protein, translated as MQRHITGWFSPALNKEMEIAVYGHYGVALLLIPTAASDYLEYERNGLVDSIEPYIYSGKVKVYCINSINGESWLNPYMHGYDKAVRHQAFNDYVIKEVVPFIKQDSSPTNEIIAAGASFGALHAANLFFKHPDYIHGVIAMSGCYDLSVYTNGYYDDNVYFNSPVHYLPNLKAEWHLSMYRDSRHIHFVTGSGAYEVPDYSRHISSILASKNVPHELDIWGSDIPHEWWAWKKMLPYYLETRF; from the coding sequence ATGCAACGCCATATAACCGGATGGTTCAGTCCGGCGCTTAACAAGGAAATGGAAATTGCCGTTTACGGGCATTACGGGGTCGCCCTTCTGCTCATTCCTACCGCGGCGTCCGATTACCTGGAATATGAACGGAATGGGTTGGTAGACAGCATCGAGCCCTACATCTATTCCGGAAAAGTTAAAGTTTATTGTATCAACAGCATTAATGGGGAAAGCTGGCTAAACCCGTACATGCACGGGTACGACAAGGCGGTGCGGCACCAGGCTTTCAATGATTACGTGATTAAGGAAGTAGTGCCTTTTATCAAGCAGGATTCCAGCCCAACCAACGAGATTATCGCCGCCGGCGCGTCGTTCGGGGCATTGCACGCCGCGAACCTGTTTTTTAAACACCCCGATTACATTCACGGGGTAATCGCCATGAGTGGGTGCTATGACCTGAGCGTTTACACGAATGGGTACTACGACGACAACGTCTATTTCAATTCGCCGGTGCATTATTTGCCGAACCTCAAAGCAGAATGGCATTTATCGATGTACCGCGACAGCCGCCATATCCATTTTGTGACGGGTTCCGGTGCGTACGAAGTGCCGGATTATTCGAGGCACATATCGTCGATACTAGCTTCAAAGAATGTACCGCACGAGCTGGATATCTGGGGGAGCGATATTCCTCACGAATGGTGGGCCTGGAAGAAAATGCTTCCATATTACCTGGAAACGCGGTTTTGA
- a CDS encoding DUF5103 domain-containing protein: MRLVPLIFLFLFCTHAYAQPQGLRLEDFIYQDKIKTVLLYPALDDPETPTRLLTPPITPLNNPAPLVLEFDDMSGQPEGYRAKIIHCNADWTKSNLNDIEFTYEFNEYPINTYDQSFSTKVPYTHYRFELPKLKLPGNYVIYVFSDRGRQLMFSRRFMHYQPRVSITAQARFSQGIEQQFSDQQIDFSVDYKGYQLNAPQTDLKVVIRKNFRWDQAKTNFKPSNVRPFDQLLEYTFFDLENTFKGGNEFRYFDSRSLTGRGYGVNEIERTDEYTKLFLFPDKPRAHVPYIQMDDFNGQYIVDQRESGRGSVEADYTPVVFTLKTEEDPDATFYVNGAFNLWQLTDRNKMVYDATAQAYQLEMMIKQGVINYDYTVVKGNQKPDESYIEGNFAATENDYDILIYHRPPASRADLLIGYRTVEWNRRR, from the coding sequence ATGCGCTTAGTACCGTTGATATTCCTTTTCCTATTTTGTACACACGCTTATGCGCAGCCGCAGGGCCTGCGCCTGGAAGATTTTATTTACCAGGACAAGATCAAAACCGTGCTCCTGTACCCGGCTTTGGACGATCCCGAAACGCCGACACGCCTGCTTACACCCCCTATTACCCCTTTGAACAACCCGGCGCCACTGGTACTCGAGTTCGATGACATGAGCGGCCAACCGGAAGGCTACCGCGCCAAAATCATCCATTGCAATGCCGACTGGACCAAATCCAATCTGAACGATATCGAGTTCACCTATGAATTCAACGAATACCCGATCAACACTTACGACCAGTCGTTCAGTACGAAGGTCCCCTATACGCATTACCGTTTCGAATTGCCGAAATTGAAGCTGCCGGGCAACTATGTAATCTATGTATTTTCAGACCGTGGGAGGCAACTAATGTTCAGCCGGCGGTTTATGCATTATCAACCGCGCGTGAGCATTACCGCGCAAGCCCGTTTTTCACAAGGCATCGAACAACAGTTTTCGGATCAGCAGATCGATTTTTCGGTCGATTATAAAGGGTATCAACTCAATGCGCCGCAAACCGACCTGAAAGTGGTGATCCGGAAGAATTTCCGCTGGGACCAGGCCAAAACCAATTTCAAGCCTTCCAACGTACGGCCGTTCGACCAACTGCTGGAATACACATTTTTTGACCTTGAAAACACCTTTAAAGGGGGGAACGAGTTCAGATATTTCGATAGCCGTTCGCTGACCGGGCGTGGTTATGGCGTGAATGAGATCGAACGCACGGATGAGTATACCAAGCTTTTCCTTTTCCCGGACAAGCCACGGGCGCATGTCCCTTACATTCAGATGGACGATTTTAACGGGCAATACATCGTCGATCAGCGCGAATCGGGCCGGGGAAGTGTGGAAGCCGATTATACGCCTGTTGTGTTTACATTAAAGACAGAGGAAGATCCCGACGCTACTTTTTATGTGAATGGCGCGTTCAACCTCTGGCAGCTAACCGACCGCAACAAGATGGTTTACGATGCCACCGCCCAGGCATATCAGCTTGAAATGATGATCAAACAGGGGGTTATCAACTATGATTACACCGTTGTGAAGGGGAATCAAAAGCCCGACGAGTCATATATCGAAGGAAATTTTGCCGCAACCGAAAATGATTACGATATATTGATCTATCACCGACCGCCAGCAAGTCGTGCCGATCTGCTCATCGGCTACCGCACCGTGGAATGGAACAGGCGGCGCTAA
- a CDS encoding circularly permuted type 2 ATP-grasp protein: MNFSFSNYQIENFFDEMFTPSGEIRPGYEHLKNKFENLTHEDLTNRQLATERALLSMGITFNVYSEGEGTERIMPIDIIPRVLSNAEWEWLEKGLKQRIKALNMFIDDVYNEQNILNDGVVPRELIESSKCFLKPCIGLKPPKGIWCHITGTDLIKGDDGTFMVLEDNLRCPSGVSYMLENRELSKQIFPDVLARTGVRPVSDYPTRLLQMLQHLADRPNPTVAVLTPGIYNSAYFEHSYLAQQMGVELVDTRDLVVSDGYVKMRTTNGLQIVDVIYRRIDDTFMDPEAFREDSLIGIPGIFEVYKKGRVALANAPGTGVADDKVVYAYVPRMIRYYLGEEAIIPNVRTYICGEEDDMHYVLENISELVVKEANEAGGYGMLIGPKATEEEHALFRQKIKANPRNYIAQPTISLSRVPCMINGHAEGRHVDLRPYILYGDDISVIPGGLTRVALRKGSLVVNSSQGGGGKDTWVLY; the protein is encoded by the coding sequence ATGAATTTTTCATTTTCAAATTACCAAATAGAAAATTTCTTCGATGAGATGTTTACCCCATCTGGCGAAATACGTCCGGGCTATGAGCATTTAAAGAATAAATTCGAAAACCTCACGCATGAAGACCTCACCAACCGCCAGCTGGCAACCGAGCGTGCGCTATTATCGATGGGCATTACCTTTAATGTGTATTCGGAAGGGGAAGGTACCGAACGGATCATGCCGATCGACATCATCCCGCGGGTGCTGTCGAATGCCGAGTGGGAGTGGCTTGAAAAGGGGCTGAAACAGCGGATCAAGGCATTGAACATGTTTATCGACGATGTTTACAATGAGCAAAACATATTGAACGATGGCGTGGTCCCCCGGGAACTGATTGAGTCGAGCAAATGCTTTCTCAAACCCTGTATCGGCCTGAAACCGCCGAAGGGCATATGGTGCCACATTACGGGTACCGATCTGATCAAGGGCGACGACGGTACTTTCATGGTGCTGGAAGACAACCTCCGGTGCCCGTCGGGCGTTTCCTACATGCTGGAAAACAGGGAACTGTCGAAGCAGATCTTCCCGGACGTGCTCGCACGCACAGGCGTAAGGCCGGTTTCCGATTACCCGACGCGCCTGCTGCAGATGCTGCAACACCTCGCAGATCGCCCGAATCCGACGGTAGCCGTGCTGACGCCGGGCATTTATAACTCCGCATATTTCGAGCATTCGTACCTCGCGCAACAAATGGGCGTGGAGCTGGTCGATACGCGCGACCTCGTGGTTTCGGACGGGTACGTGAAAATGCGTACGACCAACGGCCTGCAGATTGTGGACGTGATCTACCGCCGTATTGATGATACTTTCATGGATCCCGAAGCATTCCGTGAGGATTCGCTGATCGGTATCCCGGGGATTTTCGAAGTGTATAAAAAAGGACGCGTAGCATTGGCCAACGCCCCGGGCACCGGAGTAGCCGACGACAAAGTGGTGTACGCCTACGTTCCGCGCATGATCAGGTACTATCTGGGCGAAGAAGCGATTATTCCGAATGTAAGAACCTATATCTGCGGCGAAGAGGATGATATGCATTATGTTCTTGAGAATATTTCAGAACTGGTTGTAAAAGAGGCAAATGAGGCCGGTGGTTACGGAATGCTGATCGGGCCGAAGGCGACGGAGGAAGAGCATGCGCTTTTCCGTCAGAAAATAAAGGCCAATCCGCGGAATTATATTGCCCAACCTACGATTTCATTATCGAGAGTGCCTTGTATGATCAACGGACACGCCGAAGGACGTCACGTAGATTTGCGGCCTTACATCTTATACGGTGACGATATCAGCGTAATCCCCGGGGGACTGACGCGCGTCGCGTTGCGTAAGGGATCGCTTGTGGTGAATTCGTCGCAGGGTGGTGGCGGAAAAGATACGTGGGTATTGTATTAA
- a CDS encoding septal ring lytic transglycosylase RlpA family protein has protein sequence MTYRRILILTLLAFAALLPEAFAQVKLGKTETGNASYYSARFHGRKTSFGEIHKSSELLCAHRSYPLNTMLEVTNLENDEKVIVRVNDRGPFSKHRVIDLSKEAARLLGILAKGVASVSVRVVGMEGMVLLSPNEEIDPKSGKVISMRSKP, from the coding sequence ATGACCTATCGTCGGATTCTGATTCTCACCCTGTTAGCGTTTGCCGCGCTGTTGCCTGAAGCATTTGCCCAGGTAAAACTAGGTAAAACGGAAACCGGAAACGCCTCCTACTACTCGGCGCGGTTCCATGGCCGGAAAACCTCCTTCGGGGAAATACATAAAAGCAGCGAGCTGCTATGTGCGCACCGGAGTTACCCGCTCAATACGATGCTTGAAGTGACGAATCTCGAAAACGATGAAAAAGTGATTGTAAGGGTCAATGACCGGGGCCCGTTTTCCAAGCACCGCGTGATCGACCTCAGCAAGGAAGCTGCCCGCCTGCTGGGCATTCTCGCCAAGGGTGTCGCCAGTGTTTCCGTGAGAGTGGTAGGCATGGAAGGAATGGTCCTCCTCTCGCCCAACGAAGAAATCGACCCCAAGTCGGGCAAAGTCATTTCCATGAGAAGTAAGCCTTGA
- a CDS encoding DUF58 domain-containing protein yields MSVRQLDLAKVREFGNLEFLAKQLVEGFITGLHKSPFHGFSVEFAEHQLYNTGESTRNIDWKVFAKTDRLYVKRYEEETNLRCHILLDTSSSMYYPEDNYGKMTFSVMAAASLTYLLQRQKDAVSLCTFSEQIEVQTAVKSTPSHVHKIMLELEQQLQAKRPLLKTSVADVLHQIAEKIHKRSLVVIFSDMFDNIEEADKIFSALQHLRHNLHEVLLFHVTDRRTEENFAFENRPYEFIDLETGEKIKVQPEQVRESYRQFVGDFYQKLKLKCGQYKIDFIEADIAKGFDPVLLAYLVKHSKMR; encoded by the coding sequence ATGAGTGTCCGCCAACTGGATCTGGCCAAAGTCAGAGAATTCGGAAATCTGGAATTTCTTGCTAAACAGTTGGTGGAAGGTTTTATCACCGGTCTTCATAAATCCCCCTTCCACGGCTTCTCCGTCGAATTTGCGGAGCACCAGCTCTATAACACAGGCGAATCCACACGGAATATCGACTGGAAGGTTTTTGCCAAAACCGACCGGCTTTATGTAAAGCGCTACGAGGAAGAAACCAATCTCCGATGCCACATTCTGCTCGACACTTCGTCTTCCATGTATTATCCGGAGGATAATTACGGAAAAATGACGTTCAGCGTGATGGCGGCTGCCAGCCTCACCTACTTGCTGCAAAGGCAGAAAGACGCGGTTAGCTTGTGTACATTTTCGGAACAGATCGAAGTGCAGACTGCGGTAAAATCCACCCCGTCGCATGTGCATAAGATCATGCTCGAACTGGAACAGCAGTTGCAGGCCAAACGCCCACTACTCAAAACATCGGTCGCCGACGTCCTCCACCAGATCGCCGAGAAGATTCATAAGCGCTCGCTGGTGGTCATTTTCAGCGATATGTTCGACAATATCGAGGAGGCCGACAAAATTTTCTCCGCATTGCAGCATTTACGGCACAACCTGCACGAGGTATTGCTTTTCCACGTCACCGACCGGAGAACGGAGGAAAACTTCGCATTCGAAAACCGCCCTTATGAGTTTATCGACCTCGAAACCGGTGAAAAGATTAAAGTCCAGCCAGAGCAGGTACGCGAATCATACCGGCAATTCGTAGGTGATTTTTACCAAAAACTGAAATTGAAGTGCGGGCAATACAAGATCGACTTCATCGAGGCGGATATCGCCAAGGGTTTCGATCCCGTACTACTCGCCTATTTGGTGAAGCATTCCAAAATGCGGTAA
- the radA gene encoding DNA repair protein RadA, producing MAKARTAYFCQECGYNSPKWVGRCPSCGEWNTFVQEVIEKEDKKTGVSWKSVNLANRPRAIAEIVYENEPRIRTFDEELNRVLGGGIVPGSLVLIGGEPGIGKSTLMLQIALTLSDKKVLYVSGEESEAQIKMRAERMAARSDNCFILTDTQTQNIFRQVEDFQPEILIVDSIQTMQSTYIESGAGSVSQVRECTAEFMKYAKEMGVPVFLIGHITKDGSLAGPKVLEHMVDTVLQFEGDRHNTYRILRTMKNRFGSTSELGIYEMQGNGLRQVSNPSEILISQRDEPVSGIAIGSMMEGNRPLLVEIQSLVSVATYGTPQRSSTGFDAKRLQMLLAVLEKRGGFRLGVQDVFLNVAGGLKVEDPAIDLAVIASLVSSYEDKFIPASVCFAAEVGLGGEVRAVNRIDSRVSEAEKLGFKKIYISKYNSKGLDLKRGKIEVVPVAHLDELFMSLFLNQPV from the coding sequence ATGGCCAAAGCCAGGACCGCATATTTTTGTCAGGAATGTGGGTATAATTCGCCAAAATGGGTCGGCAGGTGTCCGTCCTGCGGCGAATGGAATACTTTCGTACAGGAAGTTATCGAAAAAGAGGATAAAAAAACAGGGGTTTCATGGAAATCGGTGAATCTGGCAAATCGTCCGCGGGCGATTGCGGAAATTGTCTACGAAAACGAACCGCGCATCCGGACATTCGACGAGGAACTTAACCGCGTACTTGGGGGAGGTATCGTGCCCGGTTCGCTCGTACTCATCGGGGGAGAGCCTGGAATAGGGAAATCGACATTGATGCTGCAAATCGCATTGACGCTTTCCGACAAAAAGGTGCTTTACGTTTCAGGTGAAGAATCAGAAGCCCAGATCAAAATGCGCGCGGAGCGTATGGCAGCCAGGAGTGATAACTGCTTTATTCTGACCGACACGCAAACGCAGAATATTTTCAGGCAAGTAGAGGATTTCCAACCGGAGATACTGATCGTCGACTCCATTCAAACCATGCAGTCGACCTACATCGAGTCGGGTGCCGGCAGCGTATCGCAGGTGCGCGAATGCACGGCCGAATTCATGAAGTATGCCAAGGAGATGGGCGTTCCGGTGTTCCTGATCGGGCATATTACCAAGGACGGCTCGCTCGCAGGCCCGAAAGTGCTGGAACACATGGTGGATACCGTGCTCCAATTCGAGGGTGACCGGCATAATACTTACCGCATTCTGCGGACTATGAAGAACCGTTTTGGGAGTACTTCCGAACTGGGTATCTACGAAATGCAGGGAAACGGTCTCCGCCAGGTGAGTAATCCTTCCGAAATCCTCATTTCGCAGCGCGATGAACCGGTAAGCGGTATTGCCATTGGTTCGATGATGGAGGGAAACCGGCCGCTTTTGGTTGAAATACAATCATTGGTGAGCGTAGCCACTTACGGGACGCCACAACGAAGCAGTACCGGTTTTGACGCAAAACGCCTTCAAATGCTGCTGGCGGTGCTTGAAAAGCGGGGAGGTTTTCGTTTGGGCGTGCAGGATGTGTTTCTGAACGTAGCCGGTGGCCTGAAAGTGGAAGATCCCGCGATCGACCTCGCGGTGATTGCCTCGCTCGTTTCTTCGTATGAGGATAAGTTCATCCCGGCATCCGTATGTTTTGCGGCGGAAGTAGGGTTGGGTGGGGAGGTTCGCGCTGTGAACCGGATCGATAGCCGCGTTTCGGAGGCGGAAAAACTGGGATTTAAAAAGATTTATATTTCAAAATACAACAGCAAAGGGCTGGATTTAAAAAGAGGGAAAATCGAAGTGGTACCTGTGGCGCACCTGGATGAGCTTTTTATGTCGCTTTTTCTGAATCAGCCGGTTTGA
- the ychF gene encoding redox-regulated ATPase YchF, with product MSLQCGIVGLPNVGKSTLFNAISTGKAEAANYPFCTIEPNVGVVTVPDERLDVLTRLVNPQKVIPTIIEFVDIAGLVKGASQGAGLGNKFLANIREVDAIVHVVRCFADDNVVHVEGRVDPVFDKEIIDAELQLKDLESVEKKIQRVEKAARAGDAKAKAELEWLKKYKTTLEEGKNARSVQIDEETRQAVIGDLQLLTAKPVLYVANVDEGSMLTGNEYSEKLREAVKHEGADVIVLCAAIESQIAEIEDPEEHEMFLSEYGLTESGLSKLIKASYALLNLITYFTAGVKEVRAWTIVKGWKAPQAAGVIHSDFEKGFIRAEVIKIADYEHYKTETAVKEAGKMAVEGKEYVVEDGDIMHFRFNV from the coding sequence ATGAGTCTTCAATGTGGGATTGTCGGATTACCAAACGTTGGGAAATCCACCCTTTTTAATGCCATTTCAACCGGCAAAGCCGAAGCTGCCAATTACCCGTTTTGTACCATAGAGCCCAATGTGGGCGTTGTAACCGTCCCGGACGAGCGCCTGGACGTCCTTACCAGGCTGGTTAACCCTCAGAAAGTGATCCCGACCATTATCGAATTCGTGGACATCGCCGGCCTTGTGAAGGGGGCGAGCCAGGGAGCCGGGTTGGGAAACAAGTTCCTGGCGAATATCCGTGAGGTGGATGCGATCGTACATGTGGTACGTTGTTTCGCCGACGATAACGTGGTGCATGTGGAAGGCCGTGTCGACCCGGTTTTCGATAAGGAAATCATAGACGCCGAACTGCAATTGAAAGACCTCGAGTCGGTTGAGAAGAAAATCCAGCGTGTGGAAAAGGCGGCGCGAGCAGGTGATGCGAAAGCTAAGGCCGAACTCGAATGGTTGAAAAAATATAAAACCACGCTTGAAGAAGGGAAAAATGCCCGCAGCGTGCAAATCGACGAGGAAACGAGGCAGGCTGTTATCGGTGACCTTCAATTACTGACTGCAAAGCCGGTACTTTACGTGGCAAATGTGGACGAAGGTTCGATGCTCACAGGTAATGAATATTCAGAAAAACTGCGTGAAGCCGTAAAGCATGAAGGGGCGGATGTGATCGTGCTTTGCGCGGCCATCGAATCGCAGATCGCGGAAATAGAAGATCCGGAAGAGCATGAAATGTTCCTGAGCGAATACGGATTGACCGAATCCGGATTGAGCAAGCTTATCAAGGCGTCTTATGCGCTTTTAAACCTGATCACCTATTTTACGGCCGGGGTAAAAGAAGTGCGTGCCTGGACGATCGTGAAAGGCTGGAAAGCGCCCCAGGCTGCGGGTGTGATCCACAGCGATTTTGAAAAAGGCTTTATCCGTGCCGAAGTGATCAAAATCGCGGATTATGAGCATTATAAAACGGAAACGGCTGTGAAAGAAGCCGGCAAAATGGCGGTGGAAGGAAAGGAATATGTCGTGGAGGACGGCGATATTATGCACTTCCGTTTTAATGTGTGA
- a CDS encoding porin family protein, whose protein sequence is MNILTKVACGCLLCILAFPNVQAQKKGFAFGIKGGVNLSRLTMGDVFTTRYDENGNPYLGYDGKEVRDNLKESFNTRTGAVGGVWMRFGRTIFIQPEVLISTKGGSFKIIQNDQEVPVEKTVNVKYSNIDVPLLIGLKGGPFRILAGPVTSFRIGDNQRLRDAFKYYTSDLSNAMSEATFGYQLGAGLDLGNFSLDVRKEGSFTNLASFQVSGQPINGGASLKQKVSSWQVTLGLKLF, encoded by the coding sequence ATGAACATCCTGACAAAAGTGGCCTGTGGCTGTTTGCTGTGCATTTTGGCATTCCCAAATGTCCAGGCCCAGAAAAAAGGTTTTGCGTTCGGTATCAAGGGAGGAGTGAATTTGTCGCGGCTTACAATGGGCGACGTTTTTACGACGCGTTACGATGAAAATGGAAATCCTTACCTGGGATACGATGGCAAAGAGGTTCGGGACAACCTGAAAGAAAGTTTCAATACAAGGACCGGCGCCGTGGGCGGTGTCTGGATGCGCTTTGGCCGGACTATATTTATACAGCCCGAGGTACTGATTTCAACAAAAGGCGGTTCGTTCAAAATCATCCAGAACGACCAGGAAGTACCGGTTGAAAAAACAGTCAATGTCAAATACAGCAATATTGATGTCCCGTTATTGATCGGCCTGAAAGGGGGCCCTTTCCGCATTCTGGCCGGACCCGTCACGTCCTTCCGGATCGGCGACAACCAGCGGTTGCGCGATGCTTTCAAATATTACACTTCCGACCTGAGCAACGCCATGTCGGAAGCCACGTTCGGCTACCAGCTCGGCGCAGGGCTCGATTTGGGCAATTTCAGTCTGGATGTAAGAAAAGAAGGTTCATTCACGAACCTGGCATCGTTCCAGGTAAGCGGCCAGCCTATCAATGGCGGCGCATCATTGAAGCAAAAAGTGAGTTCCTGGCAGGTGACGCTGGGGCTGAAGTTGTTTTAA
- a CDS encoding DUF3276 family protein — MEDREQIYSKRVRAGKRTYFFDVRSTRSNDYYLTITESRRHPQGDGFTYEKHKMFLYKEDFDKFVEALKEAVDHVKTELMPEVDFSQFESKGDEVDVLGESDLKWD, encoded by the coding sequence GTGGAAGACAGAGAGCAAATCTACTCCAAAAGGGTCAGGGCGGGAAAACGGACTTACTTCTTCGATGTTCGCTCTACGCGATCTAACGATTACTATCTTACCATCACAGAAAGCCGTCGCCACCCCCAGGGAGACGGATTTACGTACGAAAAACATAAGATGTTTTTGTACAAGGAGGACTTTGACAAGTTCGTGGAGGCATTGAAAGAAGCGGTTGATCACGTGAAAACAGAGTTGATGCCGGAGGTTGACTTCTCGCAATTTGAATCCAAAGGAGACGAGGTAGACGTACTAGGAGAGTCGGACCTTAAGTGGGATTAA